One window of the Deltaproteobacteria bacterium genome contains the following:
- a CDS encoding phosphotransferase family protein: MSAGPSTPDDGEALRARIEAFLREAHGAVVEVTGLRPLPGGACQENLLVELRLGGADDAPRERLVLRSDAARSLPFSLDRDAEAEVIRAAVAARVKTPEVRWLAPGLVRPGAKAYFLAFAEGEAVGRKVVASPALAAARVGLGDELARELARIHSITPGSAPALARRLRGAEEDPVTAALDGVRSLLAGLPTHRPALLLALRWLEAHRPAPGPVVLVHGDFRTGNFLVTPKGLSAILDWEFAHFGSPGEDLAWIALRDWRFGELRRPVGGFSDRESFYAAYEAASGRGLDRATLHYWEVLGNVRWAAGSAYQGERYLGGEERDLELLAVARRSSEMEYEALRLIGKGPFAGPQGAAHA; the protein is encoded by the coding sequence ATGAGCGCCGGGCCCTCGACCCCCGACGACGGCGAGGCCCTGCGCGCGCGCATCGAGGCCTTCCTGCGCGAGGCGCATGGAGCCGTCGTGGAGGTGACGGGCCTGCGCCCGCTGCCGGGCGGCGCGTGCCAGGAGAACCTGCTCGTGGAGCTGCGGCTCGGCGGCGCGGACGATGCTCCTCGCGAGCGCCTCGTGCTCCGCAGCGACGCGGCGCGCTCGCTCCCCTTCAGCCTGGACCGCGACGCCGAGGCGGAGGTGATCCGCGCGGCCGTCGCGGCGAGGGTGAAGACCCCCGAGGTGCGCTGGCTGGCCCCCGGGCTCGTGCGGCCGGGCGCGAAGGCCTACTTTCTCGCGTTCGCCGAGGGAGAGGCGGTCGGACGCAAGGTCGTTGCGAGCCCGGCCCTGGCCGCCGCGCGCGTGGGCCTCGGCGATGAGCTCGCGCGAGAGCTGGCCCGCATCCACTCCATCACCCCCGGCTCCGCCCCCGCGCTCGCCCGGCGACTCCGCGGCGCCGAGGAGGATCCCGTGACCGCCGCGCTCGACGGCGTGAGGAGCCTTCTCGCCGGACTGCCGACGCACCGACCGGCCCTTCTGCTCGCCTTGCGCTGGCTCGAGGCGCACCGACCGGCGCCGGGTCCCGTCGTGCTCGTCCACGGGGACTTCCGCACCGGCAATTTCCTCGTCACGCCGAAGGGCCTGAGCGCCATCCTGGACTGGGAGTTCGCTCACTTCGGTAGCCCCGGAGAGGACCTGGCCTGGATCGCGCTCAGGGACTGGCGCTTCGGCGAGCTCCGACGCCCGGTAGGCGGCTTCTCGGACCGCGAGAGTTTCTACGCCGCCTACGAAGCGGCGAGCGGGAGAGGTCTCGACCGAGCCACCCTCCACTACTGGGAGGTGCTCGGCAACGTGCGCTGGGCCGCGGGGTCGGCCTACCAGGGGGAGCGGTACCTCGGCGGCGAAGAGCGAGACCTCGAGCTCCTCGCCGTGGCGCGGCGGAGCAGCGAGATGGAGTACGAGGCCCTGCGCCTGATCGGCAAGGGCCCCTTCGCGGGCCCTCAGGGAGCAGCCCATGCGTGA
- a CDS encoding acyl-CoA dehydrogenase family protein produces MDFDLSPELSALRTRVRDFMEAEVLPAEAAILAEDRRGEARTLLGLQQQARSAGLFTPHLPPDFGGLGLGVMGMCVLFREMGRSLVGPRVFNCDAPDQGNMELLLLAGSPAAQSRYLKPLCAGEITSAFCMTEPAPGAGADHQNLLTRAEPDGDGFRLRGHKWFATGAGKAAFLIVLARTSEDRRRGATMFLVDRHAEGVVHVRDVPTMGEALLAHREAELLFSDVRVGPEAVLGGVGDGFALAQARLVPARLTHCMRWLGLAERALSLCRDYLGRRKSFGQPLEKHQLVQRLVADSALAIHSGNLMTFHCAWLLERGEKEQARAYSSMTKTHVARTLCQVLDDAIQLHGALGYSEDLPFASWYRHARAARIADGPDEIHQVVVARAILGGKLELLKNP; encoded by the coding sequence ATGGACTTCGACCTCTCCCCCGAGCTCTCCGCCCTCCGCACCCGAGTCCGCGACTTCATGGAGGCGGAGGTGCTCCCGGCCGAGGCGGCGATCCTCGCCGAGGACCGCCGCGGAGAGGCGCGCACGCTGCTCGGCCTGCAGCAGCAGGCCCGTTCGGCCGGGCTCTTCACCCCGCACCTCCCCCCCGACTTCGGCGGCCTCGGCCTCGGCGTGATGGGCATGTGCGTGCTCTTCCGCGAGATGGGTCGCTCGCTCGTCGGGCCACGCGTCTTCAACTGCGACGCCCCCGATCAGGGGAACATGGAGCTGCTCCTCCTCGCGGGGAGCCCCGCGGCGCAGAGCCGCTACCTGAAGCCCCTCTGCGCGGGCGAGATCACGAGCGCCTTCTGCATGACCGAACCGGCTCCCGGGGCGGGGGCCGACCACCAGAACCTCCTCACGCGGGCCGAGCCCGACGGAGACGGCTTCCGCCTGCGCGGCCACAAGTGGTTCGCCACCGGCGCCGGGAAGGCCGCGTTTCTGATCGTCCTCGCGCGCACCAGCGAGGACCGGCGTCGCGGCGCCACGATGTTTCTCGTGGACCGGCACGCCGAGGGCGTGGTGCACGTGCGCGACGTCCCGACCATGGGGGAAGCGCTCCTGGCGCATCGCGAGGCCGAGCTCCTCTTCTCCGACGTGCGCGTCGGACCGGAGGCCGTGCTGGGCGGCGTGGGCGACGGTTTCGCCCTCGCCCAGGCGCGCCTCGTCCCGGCCCGCCTGACCCACTGCATGCGCTGGCTCGGGCTCGCCGAGCGCGCGCTCTCCCTCTGCCGCGACTACCTCGGCCGACGGAAGAGCTTCGGTCAGCCGCTCGAGAAGCACCAGCTCGTGCAGCGGCTCGTGGCCGACAGCGCGCTCGCCATCCACTCCGGAAACCTCATGACGTTTCACTGCGCGTGGCTGCTCGAGCGCGGCGAGAAGGAGCAGGCCCGCGCCTATTCCTCGATGACCAAGACCCACGTGGCCCGCACGCTCTGCCAGGTGCTCGACGACGCGATCCAGCTCCACGGGGCGCTCGGTTATAGCGAGGACCTCCCCTTCGCGAGCTGGTACCGCCACGCGCGTGCGGCTCGCATCGCCGACGGCCCCGACGAGATCCACCAGGTCGTGGTCGCCCGCGCCATCCTCGGCGGCAAGCTCGAGCTCCTGAAGAACCCATGA
- a CDS encoding DUF493 domain-containing protein: protein MVSPYEREAQRLAKLPRAERFEELLEFPQSYMFKVIGHTDGLCDAIRGVLAALGHPNVILVERPSAQGKYTSVTFGVPVASGKELDEAYQAFEKLPGVRYML from the coding sequence ATGGTGTCGCCCTACGAGCGCGAAGCCCAGCGACTCGCCAAACTTCCCCGCGCCGAACGCTTTGAAGAGCTACTCGAGTTTCCTCAGAGCTACATGTTCAAGGTCATCGGCCACACCGACGGGCTCTGCGACGCCATCCGCGGAGTCCTCGCCGCCCTCGGCCATCCGAACGTGATCCTGGTCGAGCGGCCGAGCGCGCAAGGCAAGTACACCTCCGTCACCTTCGGCGTGCCCGTGGCGAGCGGCAAGGAGCTCGACGAGGCCTACCAGGCCTTCGAGAAGCTCCCCGGCGTGCGCTACATGCTGTAG
- a CDS encoding enoyl-CoA hydratase translates to MSRPIAAGERLATRRTYTAAEVAAFAELTLDTGRHHVQADPEGRVMVHGLLVAALPTQLGGELHYLAREMRFEFLRPVFTGDTIEAELVVLRADPAPDRFDVELEVVCRNQAGKEVLRGASRGIIRR, encoded by the coding sequence ATGTCACGACCCATCGCCGCCGGAGAGCGCCTCGCCACCCGCCGTACCTATACCGCTGCCGAGGTGGCAGCCTTCGCCGAGCTGACCCTGGACACGGGCCGGCATCACGTGCAGGCCGACCCCGAAGGGCGCGTGATGGTCCACGGGCTCCTCGTGGCCGCGCTCCCCACGCAGCTCGGCGGCGAGCTGCACTACCTCGCGCGAGAGATGCGCTTCGAGTTTTTGCGCCCCGTCTTTACGGGCGACACCATCGAAGCGGAGCTGGTCGTGCTGCGCGCGGACCCCGCGCCGGATCGCTTCGACGTCGAGCTGGAGGTGGTTTGCCGCAATCAGGCCGGCAAGGAGGTGCTGCGGGGCGCGAGCCGAGGGATCATTCGCAGGTGA
- a CDS encoding NAD(P)-dependent oxidoreductase, translated as MANLKGKTLFITGASRGIGLAIALRAARDGANIVVAAKTAEPNPKLPGTIYTAAQEIEAAGGRALPCVVDIRNEEQVQDAVAKAVATFGGIDILVNNASAISLTGTLQTPMKRYDLMHQINTRGTFLCSQVCLPHLLKAANPHILNLSPPLSMKARWFGPHVAYTMAKYGMSMCVLGMAEEFKSQGVAVNALWPRTAIATAAVMNLLGGEATMKSSRKPEIMGDAAHVILTRSSRECTGNFFIDDEILASAGVKDLDAYAFEPGAQLLQDFFID; from the coding sequence ATGGCAAACCTCAAGGGCAAGACCCTATTCATCACGGGCGCGAGCCGCGGCATTGGCCTGGCCATCGCGCTCCGCGCGGCGCGCGACGGCGCGAACATCGTGGTGGCGGCCAAGACCGCCGAGCCGAACCCCAAGCTGCCGGGGACGATCTATACCGCCGCGCAGGAGATCGAGGCCGCGGGGGGCCGGGCGCTCCCCTGCGTGGTGGACATTCGCAACGAAGAGCAGGTCCAGGACGCGGTGGCCAAGGCGGTCGCGACCTTCGGGGGGATCGACATCCTCGTGAACAACGCGAGCGCGATCAGCCTCACCGGCACGTTGCAGACGCCGATGAAGCGCTACGATCTGATGCATCAGATCAACACGCGCGGCACCTTCCTCTGCTCGCAGGTCTGCCTGCCGCACCTCCTCAAGGCCGCGAACCCGCATATCCTGAACCTCTCGCCCCCCCTCTCGATGAAGGCGCGCTGGTTCGGGCCCCACGTGGCGTACACGATGGCCAAGTACGGCATGAGCATGTGCGTGCTCGGGATGGCCGAGGAGTTCAAGAGCCAGGGGGTGGCCGTCAACGCGCTCTGGCCGCGCACGGCCATCGCGACCGCGGCGGTGATGAACCTGCTCGGCGGAGAGGCCACGATGAAGTCGAGCCGCAAGCCGGAGATCATGGGGGACGCGGCGCACGTCATCCTCACGCGGTCGTCGCGCGAGTGCACGGGGAACTTCTTCATCGACGATGAGATCCTCGCGTCGGCGGGGGTGAAGGACCTGGACGCGTACGCCTTCGAGCCGGGGGCTCAGCTCCTGCAGGACTTCTTCATCGACTGA
- a CDS encoding SDR family NAD(P)-dependent oxidoreductase, translating to MTTAQPSPLAGRRIAVTGATGFLGRHIASCLAARGAQVVAVVRRPERGAALEAAGVELRRADLLEPEALTEALRGADALVSNAALFSLTNYRWDDYARTNVQGTENVLRAAARAAVTRVVHVSSVAVYRSSFSGLVDEDAPTWRAEDRRLPNRVYALSKALSEESAWRLAGELGLTLTTIRPSGIYGAGDPNISPWLERLARWPVTVVPALLEFPFVYAGDVAEGVVLALETPASIGRAYNLAPEGQTVWSLVKAFREARGHHPWLTLPFPLPLSRRFSSERARRELGWRPRDTRAGVAAMLADEISR from the coding sequence ATGACCACCGCACAGCCCAGTCCGCTCGCCGGGCGCCGCATCGCCGTCACCGGCGCCACCGGCTTTCTCGGTCGTCACATCGCGAGCTGCCTCGCCGCGCGCGGGGCGCAGGTCGTCGCCGTGGTGCGTCGCCCCGAACGTGGTGCGGCGCTCGAGGCCGCCGGTGTCGAGCTACGCCGCGCCGACCTCCTCGAGCCCGAGGCGCTCACCGAGGCGCTCCGGGGCGCCGACGCCCTGGTGAGCAACGCCGCCCTCTTCTCGCTCACGAACTATCGCTGGGACGACTACGCGCGGACGAACGTCCAGGGGACGGAGAACGTGCTGCGCGCCGCCGCCCGCGCTGCCGTCACGCGCGTGGTGCACGTCTCCTCCGTAGCGGTCTATCGCAGCAGCTTCTCCGGCCTCGTAGACGAGGACGCGCCCACCTGGCGCGCCGAGGACCGTCGCCTGCCGAACCGCGTCTACGCGCTGTCGAAGGCGCTCAGCGAGGAATCCGCGTGGCGGCTCGCGGGGGAGCTCGGCCTCACGCTGACCACCATTCGTCCGTCGGGGATCTACGGCGCCGGCGACCCGAACATCTCGCCCTGGCTCGAACGCCTCGCGCGCTGGCCCGTCACGGTCGTCCCGGCGCTGCTCGAGTTCCCCTTCGTCTACGCCGGCGACGTGGCGGAGGGCGTGGTCCTGGCCCTCGAGACCCCCGCGTCGATCGGCCGCGCGTACAACCTCGCCCCCGAGGGCCAGACCGTCTGGAGCCTGGTGAAGGCCTTTCGCGAGGCGCGCGGCCACCACCCCTGGCTCACCCTGCCCTTCCCGCTGCCGCTCAGCCGTCGTTTCTCGAGCGAGCGTGCCCGGCGGGAGCTCGGCTGGCGCCCGCGCGACACGCGGGCGGGGGTTGCAGCCATGCTGGCCGACGAGATCAGTCGATGA
- a CDS encoding C39 family peptidase, with the protein MPRSVALFVVGCGLLACSATESPLAPAPRLALRATSDREVELTSGRARLRLAVASTLLDRIEADLRPGSTSEALVTIQHGEDGGATLLRVEGDRTPAPLLRAQRGEELGRAVFAPGGERFAVVRRLAPHRARRDEPLAWPGELWLGDLSGRLRRVASGDLAEVLGWLDDDTLVVTRRPPGDLPEARPARVDLRLGTVEELPGFEPRGHVYSAALVEGALAYVRTDERVVSGPAPTQRLELRLLDLHHGTDRLVAEERGALPIELSGSGDELRYALEGRGTVRIVNLKTRAQRTELRPSPQLFLPPRDALFNVLPMPYVHQVYDAPPGFNGSWACGPTSTLMIILAHGLLAPDPVTVNEPSAHTSEYGVYLARKYTFNGTTFDRQQNDASGKPAWGAYGWGTKGGEAWAYLLQDYATKHGLKTTFAGSTSFNAIKAHLDAGRQVVLSTALTGAGHLIAVRGYTESGALVVNDPYGNKNLGTYPNYNGGEVTYAWSQMGVKWHVAIEGTTAPPPPPPEKPALKATLLEKRGPAQLAAGATGQVTVTYRNDGASAWDARTFLGTSEPRDRQSVFYSPSWPSQGRVAPTGVVAPGGTATITFTVTAPNSCGTRTYAEHFNLVQDGVAWFSDPGQGGPADGALELALQVTPVDADGDNVPACRDCDDTNPSDTRECEKPAPVGTPPVGAPPAGGLRPEEPWPTDPTAPSGQPDKLHGGCAVGGAADRAGPAALLLALASLLHLGRATRRREVRRTPRRTR; encoded by the coding sequence ATGCCTCGCTCGGTCGCGCTGTTCGTCGTGGGATGCGGACTCCTCGCGTGCTCGGCCACGGAGAGCCCGCTGGCTCCAGCGCCGCGCCTCGCGCTCCGCGCGACGAGCGACCGCGAGGTGGAGCTCACCTCGGGTCGGGCGCGCCTGCGCCTCGCGGTGGCGAGCACCCTCCTCGACCGCATCGAGGCCGACCTTCGACCGGGTTCGACCTCGGAGGCGCTCGTCACGATTCAGCACGGGGAGGACGGCGGGGCCACGCTGCTCCGGGTGGAAGGCGACCGCACCCCCGCGCCGCTCCTCCGCGCCCAGCGCGGCGAGGAGCTCGGCCGTGCGGTCTTCGCCCCGGGAGGCGAGCGCTTCGCCGTCGTGCGACGCCTGGCTCCGCACCGGGCGCGACGGGACGAGCCGCTCGCGTGGCCGGGAGAGCTCTGGCTCGGCGACCTCTCCGGTCGGCTCCGGCGCGTGGCCTCGGGCGACCTGGCGGAGGTCCTCGGCTGGCTCGACGACGACACGCTCGTCGTGACCCGTAGGCCTCCCGGCGACCTCCCCGAGGCGCGCCCCGCGCGCGTCGACCTGCGTCTCGGCACCGTGGAGGAGCTCCCCGGCTTCGAGCCCCGAGGGCACGTCTACAGCGCGGCGCTCGTCGAGGGCGCGCTCGCCTACGTGCGCACCGACGAGCGGGTCGTGAGCGGCCCGGCCCCCACGCAGCGCCTGGAGCTCCGGCTGCTCGACCTGCACCACGGAACGGACCGCCTCGTCGCAGAGGAGCGCGGCGCGTTGCCGATCGAGCTCTCGGGTTCCGGCGACGAGCTGCGCTACGCCCTCGAAGGGCGCGGCACGGTCCGCATCGTGAACCTGAAGACCCGCGCCCAGCGCACGGAGCTCCGGCCCTCGCCGCAGCTCTTCCTCCCCCCCCGCGACGCCCTCTTCAACGTGCTCCCGATGCCCTACGTGCATCAGGTGTACGACGCGCCGCCGGGGTTCAACGGGAGCTGGGCCTGTGGCCCCACCTCCACCTTGATGATCATCCTGGCCCACGGGCTGCTCGCGCCGGACCCGGTGACGGTCAACGAGCCCTCGGCGCACACGAGCGAGTACGGGGTCTACCTCGCGCGCAAGTACACCTTCAACGGCACGACCTTCGACCGACAGCAAAACGACGCGAGCGGCAAGCCGGCCTGGGGCGCGTACGGCTGGGGGACCAAGGGGGGCGAGGCGTGGGCCTACCTCCTGCAAGACTACGCGACGAAGCACGGGCTCAAGACGACGTTTGCCGGAAGCACCTCGTTCAACGCCATCAAGGCGCACCTGGACGCGGGAAGGCAGGTGGTGCTCTCGACCGCGCTCACCGGGGCCGGTCACCTCATCGCGGTTCGCGGCTACACCGAGAGCGGCGCGCTGGTCGTGAACGATCCCTACGGGAACAAGAACCTCGGCACCTATCCCAACTACAATGGAGGCGAGGTCACCTACGCCTGGTCGCAGATGGGCGTGAAGTGGCACGTGGCCATCGAAGGGACGACCGCGCCGCCTCCACCGCCGCCCGAGAAGCCCGCGCTGAAGGCCACTCTCCTCGAGAAGCGCGGGCCCGCGCAGCTCGCCGCGGGCGCCACCGGGCAGGTCACCGTCACCTACCGCAACGACGGCGCGAGCGCGTGGGACGCCCGAACCTTCCTCGGCACCTCCGAGCCGCGGGACCGGCAGAGCGTCTTCTACAGCCCCTCCTGGCCCTCACAGGGGCGCGTCGCCCCCACCGGCGTCGTCGCGCCCGGCGGCACCGCGACCATCACCTTCACCGTGACCGCGCCGAACTCGTGCGGCACGCGAACCTACGCCGAGCACTTCAACCTGGTGCAGGACGGCGTGGCCTGGTTCTCGGACCCGGGGCAAGGCGGACCGGCCGACGGAGCGCTCGAGCTGGCGCTGCAGGTGACTCCGGTGGACGCCGACGGCGACAACGTCCCCGCCTGCCGCGATTGCGACGACACGAACCCGAGCGACACCCGCGAATGCGAGAAGCCGGCCCCCGTCGGCACGCCCCCCGTCGGCGCGCCTCCCGCGGGGGGTCTGCGCCCCGAGGAGCCCTGGCCGACCGATCCCACGGCGCCCTCCGGCCAGCCCGACAAGCTTCACGGCGGGTGCGCGGTAGGAGGTGCTGCCGATCGCGCCGGGCCAGCCGCCCTCCTGCTCGCCCTGGCGAGCCTGCTCCACCTCGGCCGCGCGACGCGACGCCGCGAAGTTCGCCGAACGCCTCGCCGCACACGCTGA